In Myxococcota bacterium, the sequence CGCCCTCGGTGCGGAAGCCGCAGCGCTCGTAACAGCGGATGCCGCGCGCGTTGTCGGCGTCGGTGATCAGCGTGACGCGCCGCAGGCCGAGCTCGCCGAACGCGAAGCGCAAGAGCGTGACGATCGCGTCGCCGCCGAAGCCGCGCGCCCAGCAGGCGGGCTCGCCGATCAGGATCGCCAGCTCGGCGCGCCCGCAGGGATGGATCTCGCGCAGCCGCAGCTCGCCGATCGCACGGCCCTCTGCCTCGATCATGAAGCGCAGCTCGCCAGGGTCAGTGAGTCCCTGCGCCACGAGCTTGGCCATCTCGCTGCGACCCAGGAGCTCGGGCGGGTCCTCCGAGCGGTGCAGCCAGTGGCGCACCTGGGCGTCGGCGTTCCAGCGCGCCAGGAGCTCGGCGTGCTCGAGCCGCTGCGGCACCAGCCGCACGAGCCGGCCCTCGAGCGTGCGGTTCAGGATCACTGCGAGTCACTCCCGGTGTCCGGTCAGGATACCCGACGCGGCCCCGGCTGGCGTACGCTGTCGCCGTGGAGCCCACGGTGAGTGCCCGCGACGCGCGCCGCATGTTCCTGGCGGCCCAGGGCCTGTGCGACGACCCGGCGCGCCCAGCCAACCTGCGGGCGGTCGCCAAGCTGATCGACCGGCTCGGCTTCGTGCAGGTCGACTCGATCCAGCGCGTGGAGCGCGCCCACCACCTGATCCTCGGCGCGCGGCTCGATGGCTACCGGCCCGCCCTGCTGGACCGCCTGGCCTTCGAGCGCCGCGCGCTCTTCGAGCACTGGACGCACGACGCCGCCTACATCCCGGTGTCACTCTTCCCGCACTGGAAGCTGCGCTTCGAGCGGCGCGAGGTCGAGATGCGC encodes:
- a CDS encoding GNAT family protein, coding for MILNRTLEGRLVRLVPQRLEHAELLARWNADAQVRHWLHRSEDPPELLGRSEMAKLVAQGLTDPGELRFMIEAEGRAIGELRLREIHPCGRAELAILIGEPACWARGFGGDAIVTLLRFAFGELGLRRVTLITDADNARGIRCYERCGFRTEGVLRAHRLRYGQPLDMLAMAVLAQDFAAAGHARGE